Proteins encoded in a region of the Ornithodoros turicata isolate Travis chromosome 3, ASM3712646v1, whole genome shotgun sequence genome:
- the LOC135387689 gene encoding uncharacterized protein K02A2.6-like — MSTPHASQRLGSMSEFNPKGDDIKSYFERFENFVDINEVPGTKKLKLFLNVVGGHAYEELKKILVPESPTDKTFDEIRKLLEAHFSPEYSVIAERCKFNRRIQQEGESVKDFVTELKHLARYCEFKAFLNDALRDRLVAGLRDQETQRLLFATESLTFEGACKIALEKELAARQTKELHTAEPRSAEINAVRGNTKEKRHVTEVKKDNASQKRSFCYRCGKGHDPARCWYRNTKCRTCAKTGHLQAMCPEKKKSSVHYVETSDADSEESHIYHVVMYATGKPHGYEVSLNIEGTPISMLVDTGAAVTLMPERIYNEHFAGTKCEPTHASLRTYTGEPLKLKGEAVVNVEHMGHSAALSLFVVKDDDKALPTLLGRDWLEKLHLDWRTVCAVTDDSRMKLLQDKFPEVFSSTPRVIRNFEAKVAIKADSSPMYYKARPIPFAIKDAVAEELRRLENNGIVRRVMKSDWATPIVVVPKRGGGLRICGDYKVTVNQVLKTDCYPLPLPEDLYSMLAGGRVFSVLDLSSAYLQVPLCNDAKPLLTVNTHLGLFEYQRLPFGIASAPAIFQAMMDQVLEGIPNVGCYIDDIIVTGRNIEDCYKTVTQVVQRLNDYNITLKAEKCQFFRDSVVYLGHRVSAEGIYPIAEKVKAIRDAPEPTNITELRAYLGLLNFYAKFLKNLATVGAPLYELLKKDKQWRWTKGCKNAFAKTKEMILSSEVLTFYDVNKPIGLSCDSSAYGLGAVIFHEMPDGSERPIAFASRTLSSSERNYAQGEKEALALIFGLRRFHRYLYGRRFSIYTDHQLLLGLLGHDRPAPSLAAARIQRWAMTLTAYQYHLKYRNGRNMEVADALSRLPLSVQERRDEPDCLAVFDATPLTAAQVAMETKRDPLLSGVVQYALTGWPSRYPQEMQAFFVRRDQLSVEQDCLTWGYKVIIPRSLQPAVLSLLHEAHPGMTRMKMLARSYVWWPGLDKDLESTVRSCKICQSVLPAKTVGPLQPWSYPTRVWQRVHVDYALKDGVNLLVLVDAYSKWVEVFCMNTTTTTSTLKRLDALFASYGYPEELVTDNGPQFASEEFQEFLRQRGIRHTRTPPYHAASNGAAERLVRTTKTALFKEVLEDRIMGAKRTVQERINDFLMSYRNTPNSVTAKAPAELFLKRLPRIRLSLVKPNFASDMSDRQKRNTDRRNCERGPADLFSVNDKVFVKTTRGEAESWQEGIIEQVVSTATYLVRVGCHVRFTHADHLRKRRAMAPSTFRTPNQDVAGAASTPPSNEPQTWENVDTTESTSREPGQFQHGSSPSPIQQPGSATGSGDMMDRDKKTPDSSFAEEEAPSFSGCQSSTPMLRRSRRVRTAPDRYRPDDYTTKN, encoded by the coding sequence ATGTCCACGCCCCATGCTTCGCAACGTTTAGGAAGCATGTCGGAGTTCAACCCGAAGGGGGACGATATCAAATCGTATTTCGAGCGGTTCGAAAATTTTGTTGACATAAATGAGGTTCCAGGAACAAAGAAGTTGAAGCTGTTCCTGAATGTAGTGGGCGGTCACGCTTATGAGGAGCTCAAGAAAATTCTTGTTCCGGAGAGCCCCACCGACAAAACTTTCGATGAAATACGGAAGTTGCTTGAAGCCCACTTCAGTCCGGAATACTCAGTGATCGCAGAGCGTTGTAAATTCAATAGGCGGATCCAACAAGAAGGAGAGAGTGTCAAAGATTTTGTCACTGAGTTAAAGCATCTGGCACGTTACTGCGAATTCAAAGCATTCCTGAATGATGCCCTGAGGGACCGCCTTGTTGCAGGGCTACGCGATCAGGAGACACAGAGGCTGCTCTTTGCAACGGAAAGCCTAACATTTGAGGGCGCATGCAAAATCGCGCTTGAAAAAGAACTCGCTGCACGACAGACGAAGGAATTGCACACCGCAGAGCCCAGATCAGCTGAAATAAACGCGGTGCGCGGAAACACCAAAGAGAAAAGGCATGTAACTGAAGTAAAAAAAGACAATGCGTCACAGAAAAGGAGCTTCTGTTATCGTTGCGGTAAGGGGCACGACCCCGCGAGGTGCTGGTATCGgaacacgaaatgccgaacatGTGCGAAGACTGGGCACTTGCAGGCCATGTGcccggaaaagaaaaagagctcGGTGCACTACGTTGAAACGTCAGATGCGGATTCTGAGGAATCGCATATCTATCATGTTGTAATGTACGCAACCGGGAAACCGCATGGCTACGAGGTTTCTTTGAACATTGAAGGAACGCCAATTTCAATGCTCGTGGACACAGGCGCAGCAGTTACCTTAATGCCCGAAAGAATCTACAATGAGCATTTCGCAGGAACCAAGTGCGAGCCAACGCACGCCTCACTAAGGACCTACACCGGTGAACCGCTAAAACTAAAAGGGGAGGCAGTTGTCAACGTGGAACATATGGGTCACAGCGCAGCACTTTCGCTCTTCGTGGTAAAAGACGACGACAAGGCTTTGCCGACGCTACTAGGCCGTGACTGGCTTGAAAAGTTACACCTCGACTGGAGAACTGTTTGCGCTGTCACGGATGACAGCAGAATGAAGTTACTACAAGACAAGTTTCCTGAAGTTTTCAGCAGCACGCCTAGGGTAATAAGAAACTTCGAGGCCAAAGTTGCCATAAAAGCCGACAGTTCGCCCATGTACTACAAGGCAAGGCCCATTCCCTTCGCGATCAAGGACGCTGTTGCAGAAGAACTGCGCAGATTGGAGAACAACGGTATCGTGAGACGAGTGATGAAGAGTGACTGGGCAACTCCTATCGTAGTGGTTCCCAAGCGTGGAGGCGGACTCAGAATCTGCGGAGACTATAAGGTCACGGTAAATCAAGTTCTCAAGACTGACTGCTATCCGCTGCCTCTTCCAGAGGATCTCTATTCCATGCTTGCGGGAGGCAGGGTCTTTAGCGTGTTAGACTTGTCTTCAGCCTATTTGCAGGTACCGCTCTGCAACGATGCCAAACCTTTACTCACGGTCAACACTCATCTAGGACTGTTTGAGTACCAAAGACTTCCTTTTGGAATTGCGAGTGCGCCAGCTATTTTCCAGGCAATGATGGACCAGGTCCTGGAAGGTATCCCAAATGTAGGATGTTATATAGACGACATTATCGTCACAGGCAGGAACATAGAGGACTGCTACAAAACGGTCACACAAGTTGTGCAACGATTAAATGACTACAATatcactctaaaagcagaaaaATGTCAGTTCTTCCGTGACTCAGTCGTTTATCTTGGCCACAGGGTTTCAGCTGAAGGAATCTATCCGATAGCAGAAAAAGTGAAGGCTATCAGGGACGCACCAGAGCCAACCAACATTACAGAATTGAGAGCCTATTTAGGACTCCTCAACTTCTACGCCAAGTTTTTGAAGAATTTGGCAACGGTGGGAGCGCCTCTTTACGAATTGCTGAAGAAAGACAAACAGTGGCGCTGGACAAAAGGGTGCAAGAACGCTTTCGCAAAGACCAAAGAGATGATTCTCAGCAGCGAAGTGCTCACGTTTTATGATGTGAATAAGCCAATTGGACTAAGCTGTGACTCATCTGCTTATGGTCTAGGGGCCGTCATCTTCCATGAAATGCCAGACGGAAGTGAACGACCAATCGCGTTCGCGTCCCGCACACTCTCAAGCAGCGAACGCAATTATGCACAGGGCGAGAAGGAGGCGCTGGCACTCATCTTCGGCTTGCGACGTTTCCACCGATACCTGTATGGACGACGTTTCAGCATCTACACCGACCATCAACTCCTTCTCGGTTTACTGGGACACGATAGACCTGCGCCATCCTTAGCTGCCGCCAGAATTCAGAGATGGGCAATGACACTGACCGCGTATCAATATCACCTCAAGTATAGGAATGGTCGGAACATGGAAGTAGCAGATGCGTTATCGCGCCTGCCGTTATCCGTACAAGAGAGAAGGGACGAACCAGACTGTTTAGCTGTGTTCGATGCAACGCCCCTGACTGCAGCGCAAGTTGCAATGGAAACTAAGCGAGACCCGCTTCTCAGTGGGGTCGTCCAGTATGCACTAACCGGTTGGCCAAGCAGGTACCCCCAAGAAATGCAGGCATTCTTTGTGCGCAGAGATCAGCTATCAGTGGAACAGGACTGTTTGACATGGGGCTACAAGGTCATTATCCCGAGGAGCTTGCAGCCTGCCGTGCTGTCGCTATTACACGAAGCTCATCCAGGCATGACGCGGATGAAGATGTTAGCGAGGTCATATGTTTGGTGGCCTGGTCTAGACAAAGATCTAGAGAGCACAGTACGGAGCTGCAAAATCTGTCAAAGTGTTCTTCCGGCAAAGACTGTTGGTCCTCTGCAGCCCTGGTCATACCCGACAAGAGTTTGGCAACGTGTACATGTGGACTATGCTCTCAAGGACGGCGTAAATTTGCTGGTGCTGGTCGACGCCTACTCGAAATGGGTTGAGGTTTTCTGTATGAATACAACGACTACTACGAGCACACTGAAGAGGTTGGACGCCCTTTTTGCATCCTATGGTTACCCTGAAGAATTGGTAACAGACAACGGGCCACAGTTCGCCTCTGAGGAATTTCAAGAGTTCCTGCGACAGCGAGGAATCAGACATACTCGAACACCTCCATACCACGCTGCTTCCAACGGAGCTGCAGAGAGACTGGTAAGGACCACCAAGACTGCGCTCTTCAAGGAAGTTCTGGAAGACAGGATAATGGGAGCGAAGCGTACAGTACAAGAGCGCATCAACGACTTTCTGATGTCCTACCGAAACACGCCAAATTCGGTAACGGCAAAGGCTCCAGCGGAGCTTTTCCTGAAGCGGTTGCCCCGCATTAGGTTGTCTCTCGTGAAGCCGAACTTCGCAAGTGACATGTCAGACCGTCAGAAAAGGAATACTGACCGTCGTAATTGCGAAAGAGGACCGGCAGACCTGTTCAGCGTCAACGACAAGGTGTTCGTGAAGACAACGAGAGGCGAAGCAGAATCATGGCAGGAAGGGATCATCGAACAAGTAGTTAGCACCGCAACATACCTCGTCAGGGTAGGATGTCACGTGAGATTCACACATGCTGATCACCTGCGGAAGCGACGGGCCATGGCACCAAGCACGTTTCGTACTCCAAATCAGGACGTCGCAGGCGCTGCGTCTACCCCTCCGAGTAACGAACCCCAAACGTGGGAAAATGTCGACACCACGGAATCGACGTCACGGGAGCCAGGGCAGTTTCAGCACGGCAGCTCACCAAGCCCCATCCAGCAGCCGGGATCAGCAACTGGCAGCGGAGACATGATGGACAGGGATAAGAAAACGCCTGACTCCAGCTTCGCTGAGGAAGAGGCGCCCAGCTTCTCCGGCTGTCAGTCGTCAACACCAATGCTGCGGAGAAGCAGACGTGTTCGCACGGCTCCCGACAGATACCGCCCGGACGATTATACAACAAAGAACTAA